One Panicum virgatum strain AP13 chromosome 3N, P.virgatum_v5, whole genome shotgun sequence DNA segment encodes these proteins:
- the LOC120665505 gene encoding gibberellin receptor GID1-like codes for MAGSDEVNRNECKTAVPIHTWVLISNFKLAYNMLRRADGTFDRDLAEYLDRRVPPDARAQEGVSSFDHVIDPSVGLEVRIYRAAANNAAGAGAGAAAVTLPILDFLTGAPSPDPFPVILFFHGGSFAHSSSSTAIYDNLCRRFVKLSKGVVLSVNYRRAPEHRYPCAYDDGWAALKWAMSQPFLRSGEGAQPRVFLSGDSSGGNIAHHVAVRAADAGIRICGNILLNAMFGGTERTDSERRLDGKYFVTLQDRDWYWKAYLPEDADRDHPACNPFGPNGRRLRGLPFTKSLIIVSGLDLTCDRQLAYAEGLREDGHHVKLVYREKATIGFYLLPNTDHYHEVMEEISDFLGANLL; via the exons ATGGCTGGCAGCGACGAGGTCAACCGCAACGAGTGCaag ACGGCGGTGCCGATCCACACATGGGTGCTCATCTCCAACTTCAAGCTGGCGTACAACATGCTCCGGCGGGCGGACGGCACCTTCGACCGCGACCTCGCCGAGTACCTCGACCGCCGGGTGCCGCCCGACGCGCGGGCCCAGGAGGGCGTCTCGTCCTTCGACCACGTCATCGACCCCTCCGTCGGCCTCGAGGTCCGCAtctaccgcgccgccgccaacaacgccgcgggcgccggcgccggcgcggcagcgGTCACGCTGCCCATCCTCGACTTCCTCACCggcgcgccgtcgccggacCCGTTCCCGgtcatcctcttcttccacgGCGGCAGCTTCGCGCACTCCTCGTCCAGCACGGCCATCTACGACAACCTGTGCCGTCGGTTCGTGAAGCTGAGCAAGGGCGTGGTGCTGTCCGTCAACTACCGGCGCGCCCCCGAGCACCGGTACCCGTGCGCCTACGACGACGGCTGGGCCGCGCTCAAGTGGGCCATGTCGCAGCCGTTCCtccgcagcggcgagggcgcccAGCCCCGCGTGTTCCTCTCCGGCGACTCCTCCGGCGGCAACATCGCCCACCACGTGGCCGTGCGGGCCGCCGACGCCGGGATCAGGATCTGCGGCAACATCCTGCTCAACGCCATGTTCGGCGGCACCGAGCGCACCGACTCGGAGCGGCGGCTGGACGGCAAGTACTTCGTCACGCTCCAGGACAGGGACTGGTACTGGAAGGCGTACCTGCCCGAGGACGCCGACCGGGACCACCCGGCGTGCAACCCGTTCGGGCCGAACGGGCGGCGGCTCAGGGGCCTCCCCTTCACCAAGAGCCTCATCATCGTGTCGGGCCTGGACCTCACCTGCGACCGGCAGCTGGCCTACGCCGAGGGCCTCCGGGAGGACGGCCACCATGTCAAGCTCGTGTACCGCGAGAAGGCCACCATCGGCTTCTACCTGCTGCCCAACACAGACCACTACCACGAGGTCATGGAGGAGATCTCCGACTTCCTCGGGGCTAACCTCCTCTAG